From the Cucurbita pepo subsp. pepo cultivar mu-cu-16 chromosome LG05, ASM280686v2, whole genome shotgun sequence genome, one window contains:
- the LOC111795735 gene encoding zinc finger protein NUTCRACKER-like, protein MQQSLRMMEKMVNDEFTNSFLQIPLAGSNPFSAKKKRNHPGTPDPDAEVIALSPKTLMAMNRFVCEICGKGFQRDQNLQLHRRGHNLPWKLKQRSNKEVRKRVYVCPETSCVHHHPSRALGDLTGIKKHFCRKHGEKKWKCEKCSKRYAVQSDCKAHSKTCGTKEYKCGCGTLFSRRDSFITHRAFCDALAEETARVNAATTITAAMTAAGNFNCNFMAGITEPPFMPSIFSCNGLSSRTNNNNLHPLPQINSGLMYCDPLLNSCHAPPPADYNLNWVFGTKGNNSVQNPPLMSGGGGGGVSSLYSHQLQQVNQTHMANMSATALLQKAAEIGANSSSDPPFFQEGFVFKCSGGTVQNGSEFSTSVTQIPIMANENEMYTAKRRRTQSEFMGSGSGFTGGGQTRDFLGVGANTICHTSSINGWI, encoded by the exons ATGCAACAAAGCTTGAGAATGATGGAGAAAATGGTAAATGATGAATTCACAAACTCTTTCCTCCAAATCCCGCTCGCCGGATCCAACCCTTTTTCGGCCAAGAAGAAGCGCAACCACCCCGGAACCCCCGATCCCGACGCGGAAGTCATAGCGCTGTCGCCCAAGACACTGATGGCCATGAACAGATTCGTGTGTGAAATATGTGGGAAAGGGTTTCAAAGAGACCAAAACTTGCAGCTCCATAGACGAGGACATAACCTTCCATGGAAGCTGAAGCAAAGAAGCAACAAAGAGGTGAGGAAGAGAGTGTATGTGTGCCCTGAAACCAGCTGCGTGCACCACCATCCATCCAGAGCGCTGGGGGATCTCACCGGGATTAAGAAGCACTTTTGTAGAAAGCATGGCGAGAAGAAGTGGAAGTGTGAGAAGTGCTCTAAGAGATATGCTGTTCAGTCTGATTGCAAAGCCCACTCCAAAACTTGTGGCACTAAAGAGTACAAATGTGGCTGTGGTACTCTATTTTCCAG GAGAGACAGCTTCATTACTCACAGGGCTTTCTGCGATGCATTAGCTGAAGAAACAGCGAGAGTGAACGCCGCCACTACAATAACAGCCGCCATGACCGCCGCCGGCAATTTCAATTGCAATTTCATGGCCGGAATCACAGAACCACCATTCATGCCTTCAATTTTCAGCTGCAATGGCCTCTCCTCAAgaaccaacaacaacaatctACACCCACTTCCCCAAATTAATTCAGGGCTAATGTACTGTGACCCTTTATTAAATTCTTGCCACGCGCCGCCACCAGCTGATTACAATCTGAATTGGGTATTTGGAACAAAGGGTAATAATTCAGTTCAAAATCCGCCGTTGATgagtggcggtggcggtggcggtgttTCTTCACTGTACAGCCACCAATTACAGCAAGTGAATCAAACCCACATGGCTAACATGTCAGCCACTGCTTTGCTGCAGAAAGCTGCTGAAATTGGGGCAAATTCCAGCTCGGATCCACCATTTTTTCAAGAGGGTTTTGTGTTCAAATGCAGCGGCGGTACAGTTCAAAATGGGAGTGAATTTTCAACTTCTGTTACTCAAATCCCAATTATGGCGAATGAGAATGAGATGTACACTGCAAAACGGCGTCGTACTCAGAGTGAATTCATGGGAAGTGGAAGTGGGTTCACAGGAGGAGGGCAGACAAGGGATTTTCTTGGAGTTGGTGCCAACACTATTTGCCACACTTCATCCATTAATGGATGGATTtag
- the LOC111795637 gene encoding uncharacterized protein LOC111795637 has translation MGDCRPLGFLLGLPFALVALVLSVVGAVIWIIGSVLSCLCPCCVCCAGLANLAMGLIKLPVKVLRWFTHQIPC, from the exons ATGGGCGATTGCAGGCCATTAGGGTTCTTGCTGGGGCTGCCATTTGCGTTGGTTGCGTTGGTTTTATCTGTGGTTGGGGCCGTGATTTGGATCATCGG ATCTGTGCTGAGTTGCCTCTGCCCATGTTGCGTGTGCTGTGCGGGGCTTGCGAATCTGGCGATGGGGCTTATCAAGCTGCCGGTGAAGGTGCTCCGATGGTTCACTCACCAAATACCCTGTTAG
- the LOC111795939 gene encoding protein-lysine methyltransferase METTL21D — MKFTDSPVIDLPVGGAALSFQQDNGSMHVGTSVWPCSLVLVKFIDRWASITPTENPYSSLLDFRGKRAVEIGCGCGVAGMGLYLLGLTDILLTDISPVMPALKHNIKRNKPILKKALKHSVLYWNNPAQIAALNPPFDFVIATDVVYIEETVGPLISTMEALIGNDGVVLLGYQLRSPESDKLFWEMCDKAFQIEKIPHEDLHPEFAYEEADVYVLRKKKEETASGS, encoded by the coding sequence ATGAAGTTCACAGATTCTCCGGTAATAGACCTTCCGGTGGGCGGCGCCGCCCTTTCCTTTCAGCAGGACAACGGTTCAATGCACGTCGGCACCTCCGTCTGGCCCTGTTCTCTTGTCCTCGTCAAATTCATCGATCGATGGGCCTCAATTACCCCCACAGAAAACCCTTACTCTTCTCTCCTCGATTTCCGAGGCAAACGCGCCGTCGAGATCGGCTGTGGATGCGGTGTCGCCGGAATGGGCCTCTACCTCCTAGGTCTCACCGACATACTTCTCACCGATATTTCTCCGGTGATGCCAGCCCTCAAACATAACATTAAACGGAACAAGCCGATCCTCAAAAAAGCCCTAAAACACTCTGTTCTTTACTGGAACAACCCTGCTCAAATCGCCGCCCTTAATCCGCCGTTCGATTTCGTCATTGCTACTGATGTCGTTTACATTGAGGAAACGGTTGGCCCACTCATTTCCACCATGGAGGCGCTGATTGGGAACGACGGTGTCGTTCTGTTGGGATACCAATTGAGGTCGCCGGAATCGGATAAACTGTTCTGGGAAATGTGTGATAAGGCttttcaaattgaaaagatTCCACATGAAGATTTGCACCCAGAATTTGCCTATGAGGAGGCTGATGTTTATGTTctgaggaagaaaaaggaggaaacGGCATCGGGGAGCTGA
- the LOC111794798 gene encoding transcription activator GLK1-like isoform X1 — protein MLAVRIGNKDEEQGEVDSFSIAAEGFPDFDDDTHLLASINFDDLFVGINDGDVLPDLEMDHELLAQFSVNNSVSFEQFDDNSKSVNKDEGEGEEEGKAHGDQEIVTKIDELAAKSKSGDKINKSSPQSKNSQGKRKVKVDWTPELHRRFVQAVEQLGVDKAVPSRILELMGIECLTRHNVASHLQGLACTLLQKYRSHRKHLLAREAEAASWSQRRHMYGAAAVNGGGKRELSSWGAPTTMGFPPMHPHFRPLNVWPKYLQHSPSPPPPPALSWPYAAAPPPPHDPSYWHHHHHQRVPNALTPGTPCFPHSLPTNTRFGGAMFSVIPPPHPPYKLDLITVGCSPPHPPLDSYPSKESIDSAIGDALAKPWLPLPLGLKPPSLDSVKVELQRQGIPRIPPSCA, from the exons ATGCTTGCTGTGAGAATTGGCAacaaagatgaagaacaaggaGAAGTGGATAGCTTTTCGATTGCGGCGGAGGGCTTTCCTGACTTTGATGATGATACCCATTTGCTTGCTAGCATCAATTTTGATGATCTTTTTGTGGGAATCAACGATGGAGATGTGTTGCCTGATTTGGAGATGGATCATGAACTCCTCGCTCAATTCTCCGTTAACAATTCGGTGTCTTTTGAACAATTCGACGACAATTCAAAGAGTGTCAACAAAGATGAGGGCGAGGGCGAGgaggaagggaaagctcaTGGGGATCAAGAAATTGTGACCAAAATAGACGAATTGGCAGCCAAATCAAAAAGTGGTgataaaatcaataaatctTCTCCTCAATCCAAGAACTCTCAAGGAAAGAGAAAAGTTAAG GTGGATTGGACGCCGGAGCTGCACCGGCGGTTTGTGCAAGCGGTGGAGCAGTTGGGAGTGGATAAGGCAGTGCCTTCTAGAATATTGGAGCTGATGGGAATTGAGTGTCTCACTCGCCATAACGTTGCTAGCCATCTTCAA GGTTTGGCATGCACTTTATTGCAGAAATACAGGTCGCATCGGAAACATTTGTTGGCACGTGAAGCGGAGGCGGCGAGTTGGAGTCAAAGGCGGCATATGTACGGCGCCGCCGCAGTAAATGGTGGTGGAAAAAGAGAACTCAGCTCGTGGGGTGCACCGACGACTATGGGATTTCCGCCCATGCATCCCCATTTTAGGCCTTTGAATGTGTGGCCAAAGTACCTACAACATTCACCATCTCCACCACCTCCGCCGGCGTTGTCGTGGCCATACGCCGCCGCTCCTCCTCCCCCCCACGACCCTTCCTACTggcaccaccaccaccaccaacgg GTTCCAAACGCTTTAACCCCAGGAACGCCATGCTTCCCACATTCTTTACCGACGAACACG AGATTTGGCGGGGCAATGTTCTCGGTAATCCCACCGCCCCATCCACCGTACAAACTAGACCTCATCACCGTCGGCTGTTCACCGCCACATCCTCCCCTCGACTCGTATCCA TCAAAAGAGAGCATAGACTCAGCTATTGGAGATGCTTTAGCGAAGCCATGGCTGCCACTTCCTCTTGGCCTAAAGCCTCCATCTTTGGACAGTGTCAAGGTCGAGCTTCAACGACAAGGCATCCCTAGAATACCACCCTCCTGCGCTTGA
- the LOC111795910 gene encoding protein NUCLEAR FUSION DEFECTIVE 6, chloroplastic/mitochondrial-like isoform X2 codes for MASIGARSVFRSLSGSARRAAAHIGSQARSSSGSPFRMATNKPLSHRTFRCAAEMSFCLESIMPFHSASSAALMISMLSISRRSCGWLPEGR; via the exons ATGGCCTCAATTGGCGCTAGATCCGTTTTCCGATCACTTTCCGGCTCTGCTCGCCGTGCTGCTGCTCACATTGGTTCTCAAGCCCGTTCATCGTCAGGCTCTCCCTTTCGAATGGCAACTAACAAGCCCCTCTCTCATCGAACTTTCAG GTGTGCGGCTGAGATGAGCTTCTGTTTGGAGTCGATAATGCCGTTTCACTCTGCGTCGTCCGCAGCTTTGATGATTTCAATGCTCTCTATCTCACGCCGCAGCTGCGGTTGGCTTCCCGAAG GGCGGTGA
- the LOC111795938 gene encoding NAC domain-containing protein 73-like has translation MTQFVDKYVTNSSSSCPSCGHHQIKSPEKGGAGIHILPGLPAGVKFDPTDQELLLHLEGKVGCDAHKLHPLIDEFIPTIQWEHGICYTHPQKLPGVRKDGLVRHFFHRPSKAYTTGTRKRRKVHADNTEGEGETRWHKTGKTRPVLVAGRVKGYKKILVLYTNYGKQKKPEKTNWIMHQYHLGASEEEKDGELVVSKVFYQTQPRQCGNSVKKDHNRHEDSSSSNNNPNPLVDFYNPSFVYFESSDQNRSASNSHMIPQFAVHDGSSAVS, from the exons ATGACACAGTTTGTGGATAAATATGTTACCAACTCCAGTTCTTCTTGTCCTTCTTGCGGCCATCATCAAATCAAATCCCCAGAAAAG gGTGGAGCTGGAATTCATATACTACCTGGTCTGCCTGCTGGTGTGAAATTTGACCCTACGGATCAAGAGCTTCTCTTACATTTGGAGGGGAAAGTTGGGTGTGATGCTCACAAGCTTCATCCTTTGATCGATGAATTCATTCCCACTATTCAATGGGAGCATGGGATTTGCTATACACATCCCCAGAAATTGCCAG GAGTAAGAAAAGATGGTCTAGTCCGGCACTTCTTCCACAGGCCATCCAAGGCGTACACAACAGGAAcaaggaaaagaaggaaagttCACGCTGACAACACCGAGGGCGAGGGCGAAACACGGTGGCACAAAACGGGCAAGACGAGGCCTGTTCTCGTAGCCGGGAGAGTAAAGGGTTACAAGAAGATCCTAGTGCTGTACACCAATTATGGGAAGCAAAAGAAGCCGGAGAAGACAAACTGGATTATGCATCAATACCATTTGGGAGCCAGTGAGGAAGAGAAAGATGGAGAACTTGTGGTCTCCAAAGTGTTCTACCAAACTCAGCCAAGGCAATGTGGAAACTCAGTGAAAAAGGATCATAATAGGCATGAAGATTCCAGTTCGAGTAATAATAATCCTAACCCACTTGTTGATTTCTATAACCCTTCTTTTGTATATTTTGAGTCAAGTGATCAAAATAGATCGGCAAGCAATTCCCATATGATTCCCCAGTTTGCAGTTCATGATGGGTCGTCTGCTGTTTCATGA
- the LOC111795910 gene encoding protein NUCLEAR FUSION DEFECTIVE 6, chloroplastic/mitochondrial-like isoform X1, with amino-acid sequence MASIGARSVFRSLSGSARRAAAHIGSQARSSSGSPFRMATNKPLSHRTFRCAAEMSFCLESIMPFHSASSAALMISMLSISRRSCGWLPEGKDETR; translated from the exons ATGGCCTCAATTGGCGCTAGATCCGTTTTCCGATCACTTTCCGGCTCTGCTCGCCGTGCTGCTGCTCACATTGGTTCTCAAGCCCGTTCATCGTCAGGCTCTCCCTTTCGAATGGCAACTAACAAGCCCCTCTCTCATCGAACTTTCAG GTGTGCGGCTGAGATGAGCTTCTGTTTGGAGTCGATAATGCCGTTTCACTCTGCGTCGTCCGCAGCTTTGATGATTTCAATGCTCTCTATCTCACGCCGCAGCTGCGGTTGGCTTCCCGAAG GCAAAGACGAGACTAGATGA
- the LOC111794798 gene encoding transcription activator GLK1-like isoform X2: protein MLAVRIGNKDEEQGEVDSFSIAAEGFPDFDDDTHLLASINFDDLFVGINDGDVLPDLEMDHELLAQFSVNNSVSFEQFDDNSKSVNKDEGEGEEEGKAHGDQEIVTKIDELAAKSKSGDKINKSSPQSKNSQGKRKVKVDWTPELHRRFVQAVEQLGVDKAVPSRILELMGIECLTRHNVASHLQKYRSHRKHLLAREAEAASWSQRRHMYGAAAVNGGGKRELSSWGAPTTMGFPPMHPHFRPLNVWPKYLQHSPSPPPPPALSWPYAAAPPPPHDPSYWHHHHHQRVPNALTPGTPCFPHSLPTNTRFGGAMFSVIPPPHPPYKLDLITVGCSPPHPPLDSYPSKESIDSAIGDALAKPWLPLPLGLKPPSLDSVKVELQRQGIPRIPPSCA, encoded by the exons ATGCTTGCTGTGAGAATTGGCAacaaagatgaagaacaaggaGAAGTGGATAGCTTTTCGATTGCGGCGGAGGGCTTTCCTGACTTTGATGATGATACCCATTTGCTTGCTAGCATCAATTTTGATGATCTTTTTGTGGGAATCAACGATGGAGATGTGTTGCCTGATTTGGAGATGGATCATGAACTCCTCGCTCAATTCTCCGTTAACAATTCGGTGTCTTTTGAACAATTCGACGACAATTCAAAGAGTGTCAACAAAGATGAGGGCGAGGGCGAGgaggaagggaaagctcaTGGGGATCAAGAAATTGTGACCAAAATAGACGAATTGGCAGCCAAATCAAAAAGTGGTgataaaatcaataaatctTCTCCTCAATCCAAGAACTCTCAAGGAAAGAGAAAAGTTAAG GTGGATTGGACGCCGGAGCTGCACCGGCGGTTTGTGCAAGCGGTGGAGCAGTTGGGAGTGGATAAGGCAGTGCCTTCTAGAATATTGGAGCTGATGGGAATTGAGTGTCTCACTCGCCATAACGTTGCTAGCCATCTTCAA AAATACAGGTCGCATCGGAAACATTTGTTGGCACGTGAAGCGGAGGCGGCGAGTTGGAGTCAAAGGCGGCATATGTACGGCGCCGCCGCAGTAAATGGTGGTGGAAAAAGAGAACTCAGCTCGTGGGGTGCACCGACGACTATGGGATTTCCGCCCATGCATCCCCATTTTAGGCCTTTGAATGTGTGGCCAAAGTACCTACAACATTCACCATCTCCACCACCTCCGCCGGCGTTGTCGTGGCCATACGCCGCCGCTCCTCCTCCCCCCCACGACCCTTCCTACTggcaccaccaccaccaccaacgg GTTCCAAACGCTTTAACCCCAGGAACGCCATGCTTCCCACATTCTTTACCGACGAACACG AGATTTGGCGGGGCAATGTTCTCGGTAATCCCACCGCCCCATCCACCGTACAAACTAGACCTCATCACCGTCGGCTGTTCACCGCCACATCCTCCCCTCGACTCGTATCCA TCAAAAGAGAGCATAGACTCAGCTATTGGAGATGCTTTAGCGAAGCCATGGCTGCCACTTCCTCTTGGCCTAAAGCCTCCATCTTTGGACAGTGTCAAGGTCGAGCTTCAACGACAAGGCATCCCTAGAATACCACCCTCCTGCGCTTGA
- the LOC111795908 gene encoding nuclear cap-binding protein subunit 2-like, whose translation MASLFKDPSKLSVYRDRRFQGTQDEFEHALLSSTTVYVGNMSFYTTEEQVYELFSRAGEIKKIIMGLDKNSKTPCGFCFVLYYSREDTEDAVKFISGTILDDRPIRVDFDWGFQDGRQWGRGRSGGQVRDEYRTDYDPGRGGYGKLVQKELEAQRQLVDYGTDSLGSMPPVMSQHGNHGGSHGHGYRHGRDYHHRKRHRDDDRHAHESSKRTSDFESRRNSNHESRPEKNPRFRESGDSDEEDDDDRKQRH comes from the exons ATGGCTTCACTGTTCAAG GACCCATCAAAGCTCTCTGTTTATCGGGATAGAAGATTTCAGGGAACACAAGATGAATTTGAACATGCACTACTGTCTTCAACCACCGTTTATGTGGGAAATATGTCCTTTTATACGACTGAAGAACAAGTTTATGAGCTCTTTTCTCGAGCTGGAGAAATTAAGAAGATAATCATGGGTTTGGATAAGAATTCGAAAACACCTTGTGGCTTTTGTTTTGTCCT aTACTATTCTCGGGAGGATACTGAGGATGCTGTTAAATTTATAAGTGGAACAATTCTTGATGATCGTCCTATTCGTGTGGATTTTGATTGGGGATTTCAGGATGGCAGACAATGGGGCCGTGGTCGAAGTGGTGGGCAG GTGCGTGATGAATATCGAACAGACTATGATCCTG GTAGAGGTGGTTATGGAAAGTTGGTTCAGAAAGAGTTAGAAGCACAGAGGCAGCTTGTGGATTATGGTACTGATTCACTAGGCTCTATGCCGCCAGTCATGTCTCAGC ATGGAAACCATGGTGGAAGCCACGGACATGGGTATCGTCATGGTAGAG ATTACCACCACCGTAAGCGCCACCGGGACGATGATCGCCATGCCCATGAAAGCTCTAAGAGAACTTCAGATTTTGAGTCTAGAAGAAACTCCAATCATGAATCCAGACcg GAGAAGAATCCAAGGTTTCGGGAGAGTGGCGATTCTGATGAAGAGGATGACGATGATCGAAAGCAGCGACACTAA
- the LOC111795854 gene encoding protein DMP7-like, which yields MEGDMESQNQQALAAENPRTPLLQNAGKATKTPTQKAIRKTFKKTAHLANLLPTGTVLGFQILSPIFTHQGNCHTTVTQTSTLALLLLCSLSCFFLLFTDSFRDERGKVRYGVATFQGLWVIDASTTLPKEEAAKYRLRFIDFFHAFCSLLVFVAVALFDENVVKCFYPTPSDETRELLVVLPVGIGVLCSFLFIVFPSKRHGVGFPLSRQ from the coding sequence ATGGAAGGGGATATGGAGAGCCAAAATCAGCAAGCACTGGCCGCCGAGAATCCCAGAACGCCATTGTTACAGAACGCCGGAAAGGCAACAAAAACGCCGACCCAAAAAGCCATTAGAAAGACCTTCAAAAAAACAGCCCATTTAGCCAACCTCCTCCCCACCGGCACCGTCCTCGGCTTCCAAATCCTGTCCCCCATTTTCACGCACCAAGGTAACTGCCACACCACCGTCACCCAAACCTCCACCCTcgccctcctcctcctctgttCCTTGTCCTGTTTTTTCCTCCTCTTCACCGACAGTTTCCGGGACGAACGCGGCAAAGTCCGATATGGGGTGGCCACGTTTCAGGGCTTGTGGGTCATTGATGCCTCCACCACACTGCCCAAGGAGGAGGCTGCTAAGTATAGGCTACggtttattgatttttttcatgCCTTTTGTTCTCTGTTGGTGTTTGTAGCTGTTGCTCTGTTTGACGAGAATGTTGTGAAGTGTTTCTATCCGACTCCGTCCGATGAAACAAGGGAGCTTTTGGTTGTGTTGCCTGTCGGAATTGGTGTGTTGTGCAGCTTCTTGTTCattgtttttccttctaaaCGACATGGCGTTGGATTCCCTCTCTCTCGTCAGTAG